The following are encoded in a window of Sminthopsis crassicaudata isolate SCR6 chromosome 5, ASM4859323v1, whole genome shotgun sequence genomic DNA:
- the LSM8 gene encoding LSM8 homolog, U6 small nuclear RNA associated produces the protein MTSALENYINRTVAVITSDGRMIVGTLKGFDQTINLILDESHERVFSSSQGVEQVVLGLYIVRGDNVAVIGEIDEETDSALDLGNIRAEPLNSVAH, from the exons ATGACGTCGGCCCTGGAGAACTACATCAACC GTACAGTTGCTGTTATTACATCTGATGGCAGAATGATTGTG GGAACCCTAAAAGGTTTTGATCAGACCATCAATTTGATTTTGGATGAAAGCCATGAACGAGTGTTCAGCTCTTCTCAGGGAGTAGAGCAAGTGGTATTAGGATTATACATTGTAAGAGGTGACAATGT TGCAGTCATTGGAGAAATTGATGAAGAGACAGATTCTGCACTTGATCTGGGAAATATTCGGGCAGAACCTCTAAATTCGGTAGCACACTGA